A part of Terriglobus roseus genomic DNA contains:
- a CDS encoding MarR family winged helix-turn-helix transcriptional regulator, with product MAYSNAEPLTERKKRRQNTGRVSTSEDRDLAAALRSSILRIERNIRKRSRSMGRSAIELHVLEALDRHPGITQSELAQLEHMSRPSMGAHIRKLHECGYIRIASMKKVSAGNPAQLHLTNRGRAFVRRAANPGRDWLTQRLALLKVSEHKQLSLALDSLQSIIADK from the coding sequence ATGGCCTACTCCAATGCAGAACCGCTAACTGAACGAAAGAAGAGACGACAGAACACGGGTAGGGTTTCTACTTCCGAGGACCGAGATCTCGCCGCAGCGTTACGTTCCTCGATCCTTCGGATCGAACGGAACATCCGCAAACGTTCGCGGTCAATGGGGCGTTCCGCAATTGAGCTTCATGTCCTGGAGGCACTTGATCGACACCCTGGGATCACGCAATCGGAGCTGGCGCAACTTGAACACATGAGCCGGCCGTCGATGGGGGCGCACATCAGAAAGCTGCATGAGTGCGGATACATAAGGATTGCTTCGATGAAAAAAGTCAGCGCTGGAAATCCAGCCCAGCTTCACCTGACAAATCGCGGCCGGGCCTTCGTGCGCAGAGCAGCAAACCCGGGGAGAGATTGGCTGACACAACGTCTCGCTCTGCTCAAGGTGAGCGAGCATAAGCAGCTGTCACTTGCGCTCGACTCGCTTCAATCAATCATTGCGGATAAGTAA